ACAACTCGCCTCCACCGCTACCACCGGCAGTACCGTTGCCGTTGATTGTACCGTAGCTATTTGCCACAGGGGGATTGTGAGCAGATTTTACACTAAAAAGCATAcaagaaaaggtaaataagATTTTTGTTGACAGAGATGCTTTTGCGATCGGTGTTAGAACACTTACGCTGGTTTGGGTTGGTCGTATATGACCCCAGCAACGTTTGGCGGAGGTAACGGAGCTCCTGCCGGTATCGGTGGTACCGGACTGTTGGCACTGTTGGGGCCGGCAGTACTGCCCGGCGTTGAGATCGCTGACGGTGGCACCGACGACTGCGGTTGGCTGTGATGCGGAAGCCCCGTCGGTATCGGTTGTTGCGTCGTTGTTACCTTCTCAGACAGTGAGTCCCGCCGGGAACTCTTGGCAGTCGAGTTGGTCGTGTTGGGACTGTCCCGCTCGGCACTGTTCTGATGAATGTCGCACGCTTTGACCACCGCACCGGCCACTGCCTGCAGATCGGGTGATTTCGACTGCACCGAAGCGATCTCGTCAATCGATGGGAGTCCCTGctggaaatgcaaacaaagaaacagtCAAAACGCGTACACGGCGAATGGGATAGAGAAGTTTACTGCATCGATAACGTGGGGGCTGGAATAAATGGGAGCGCGATTAGcgatttgcatttgcaacTCGGAGACCTTGAGTAATGCCGTGCTAATTACAGCGTGTTGCATGCCTACGTGAATCGTATGTGGATCTCCCACGTGGGACCAACAGTTGGCAGAAGTATGGATGTTACAAATACCTCGATACGAACTTAAAGCAAATCACGGGTTGATACATTGTAGTTTAGCTGAACAGCCAGCGAATACACCAATGGAATATAATACACCAATGGAATTGGAACTCATTTAGAAATATTTCCAGAATGTACATTTCCATGACGAAAACTCTAAATCGTGCTACGTTTGATGTTCGAAAAAACCCATTACTTATTCTACCTCGCAGCTTCATTTGAACTATCATTTTCACCAACATTCGCGGTGCAGCTCGGTGCTGTATTTCGTACAAGTACAAGAGGTTTCCATACGACAGGATGGAGACAAAAATCGCATTCGTATCGTTCCCACATAGCTAGGAATGACTATCCAGTTACGTGATAAAATAAGTGAATACGACCTGGCTTTTATATTGCTAATCGAAAACCCAAAATGTCCTTGCATATCTCTTCGCACGccctattttatatttataatacggttttattattaatcattttattaaaaaatgggACTTTTTTATCATGAACACCGTAAAAAGTACGTTTGCTTAACGTTTAACCTACTGACCTATATACAAGCCAAATACACCAACCGTAAACACGCACGTTAATCCCGAAGAAATTACCAAAACGTGATTCCTGCTCAACTGCTCTGCTTCCGGTTCGTGCAAAGGAATCGCGATAACTCCCGTTCCTTTTTCTGAACCATGTTCTATTTCGATAGTTTATGAGCGGCTGCGGAGTCATTCTCGCCGGTTTCTTTTACAAAATAGGAATCAATTcgagaaaacaaatattgacgCTTGTTGCCAAGAGCCAACCTACTGCGATGCTGCAGTAAATATCCAGCAAGTGATTCGAAAACAGCGGGCAcgtttttacgttttttttttcaccgagAGTAAACATAGTTTTACCGCTATGCTCTGCATACAGTGCTTTTCGTCGGCTTTTCACATGCCGCAGCGTTGCATAGAAAAACCGGCATCATTTATCATAGGAACGAAAGCGAtaaattctttctttttgcggTTTGTTTGTCCACTTTCTAACAAGCGATGCACTGATACTTTTTTCATGTGTAACATTCCCTTGCTATACATGACACGCCGTGACATACCGTTGCAAGATAAGTGATGGAACCGCTCTTAAAACAACATTCCTGCCTACCGACAAGAATCCTAACCATGCACAGTGAACATAATAGTACACGTGCCACTGCTCCAAACGCAGTCAGTGACCGCAGTCAGGCTTATCACAGTTAACACCTTCATAGGAGCAACATTTCTCTTACGTTGTAACATTGATATCGATTTTTCTACCCTGCATATGGGCTCTACGGCACATCGGAAAAAAATCGCCTTGTCAACACGTTCTTGTCACACAACTTAGCTGGTAGTCCAAGGGTCCACAACAAGAGTGACGTTCCTTTTGATTATCGTTCTCTAATCTATCACCTACTTTTTTCCTCCTTAATGATTATGCTACGGAAACCGGTACCCCTTCAACCAGTCGAGCAACCAGCCCTAACATTTACGAGGAACCCGGTACTGGTTGCATAATTAGAACGTAAGAAATATGCAGCAATAGACGAAGATGCCGGTTTCAGGATTGAGCAAGGCGACCCCTCGCGACCTATCAGATCTTCTACATTACGCAACGAGCCCTCCCCCTTCATTCAGCCCTTGCACAGCAGGCCATATAACCCCCACGCCAGAACGAACCTGATACTCCGCAAAGTTACTACTCCGGTACGTTTCACCACCGTCCCCATTCTCGAATAACCGGTCCACACTGGAGGTCATCAGCTTGCCGCTGCTCGGTTTAATGCCTGTCAGGTGAAAACTAGCGAAACTGGAACGGGACATCGGAAACGATTCGTTCGGTGCTTTCGGATCTAAAACGGTATCGGAAACATGTTGTCGATCATAATGGGCTCACCAGACGCGCGGCAGACCAACTTACTCAAGCAGCTCGAAACGGCATCCAGCGAAGGCAACAGCGAACGGGTCATGATGTCGGCGGCACTTCGTGGCCGCGTGAATGGCATCACAGAGTGGGGGAACGTTTTCGGCTTGATCGGTGTGATGAGCATATGCTCGGTCCAGGAGGTTTCGAGCGATGGCTTCTCGAGCCGTTCCACGTCTACGTTCAGCGTCTTCTGCTCGAACGGAACCGAAAACGTATCGGCCGGTATGCTCTGCAACCAGCTCAACAGCGACAGATCCGAGTCGGTAAATCCTGTAAGAAAGGTGCAACATGTCAGTAGTGTCTGTGCGGTAGAAGCATTCTTAGCTGCTAGCCAATTTATAGCTAGCAAGCAAAGTCATTTGCATATAAAGCGCTAATCATATCCTTAAATCACCACATCATAGTTTGGCTATTCCTACGTGGAAGTCGTGAATATTTCCATCTAGTTGTAATATTTCCGGCAATTTTACTCGAAAGGAAGTTCTTAACTCTCTGACGTAAATTGCTGCCCACCATTACACGAAAGTAGGCCATCAATGAATTATCACCAATCGCGTGTGAAACGTCTCGGGCAACTCACCTATCGAACCGTCCAGCACTCGTGAGAAGTTAATTTTCTGACTCGCCGTATCGGCCGCCCCGGTTGCCTTCACCTGACAATAATTCACACACGATTCGTACAGCACACCCTTGATCAGCAGCTGCACCAGTCGGTCGTTCTTCGCGCTCAGCATACCACCGGCCGAACCGAGCTTCTTATCGCCGGGCAGAAACTTCTCCACCAGTGGGAATATCTCCCGAAAACACTGTACACGCGCCTTGCTCGGGTTCCAGTCCCGGTACTGCATGTGATCGCCCAGCTTGGGCAGCGTCAGCAGCAAACAGAGCCCCGAATACTCCTCCTTCGAAGGGCACAGCTTCTCCAGCTCGCCCAACACCTGCACCACCTCCTCCACCGCCCCTTCCACGTTGTTGATCAGTGGCGGGCCAGCCGCTAGCCCGCCCGCCTCCGACTTAATGCACAGCAGCTCGATGTACTTGTGGCGCAGGATGCTGTACTTAAACTGCTTCATGTCGAAGTTTTGCAGCGCCTCGAGCGGCTGTATGAACTCCACCACGTCGTCCCATTGGCCGTCGAGGATGAGCTGCCGAAGGAACAGTACGTCGTCCGAGTACTGGCCGTTGATGACGCCGGTTTCGCGCTCGAGCGAAAGCTGCGAGATGTGCAGCTCGCGGTTGTTCAGAAATTCCAGCGCCAACCGCACGATGTCCTCCTCGCGGAGTGATAATCTCGCCGGCGACATGATGATGCTCACATTAAGGACGGGTTAAATTTGGGAATGGGTGTGATAAAGCGGAGACCGGATTTTGCCTGCAAATCGAACGATTTCGTCCTGCCTTCCTGGTTCAGTAGGAATCTGTGGAATGAAAGGGAGAAAAGAACATATTAAAACTCAAAATTAATATCAAATTCCATTGCTCGTGAACTTAATACCGCAAAGCAGGGCAAAGGGAACCAATCGAAATAATACCAAGTGACAAACCCAGAAGGGCAATGATAAAATTCCTTTCCTAGTTCCTTGAACTATTTTCCTCCTCCAGCGAATGTCTCAAGTAAACGAGACCAAACAAGAGATAACGTCGGTCTACATACCCCACGAAATTAGACGAGCGAAGTGCCGGATGCAACAGGGGAAAGAACTTTACCAGCAAAAAATGCCATTCGTTAGTGAGAACGTCCAATCCAACCATGAGAGAAAAACCAAGGGTTCGGGGTGTGCAAAATTCGTGGTCGTTTATCTCTGTCGAGACTCATTCGATTTCAACTGTCGCTGTAAGGGAGCAAATTGAGGATGACTTAACCGCCCGTTTATTGGGTTTTTGGTTGCCGTCCCTGGCAGTGTCGGGGGAAGATTACATCTGTGAGTTTATTCGATGGCACGTGAAGATGCATAAAACATGACACGAGAGTGTTATTGGTACGGTGAAGACTGAGAATCGGACAGAATTTCGGTCAACTTATTGCAAAAGTTATTAACGAACATAATTCGGTGTTATAAATCCATCGTGGAAACAAAGCAAGAGAGGAAGCTTTCGATTCGACatctaataaaacaaactggaGCAGTGACAATTGACCCTCAGAAGCTGTTGCCGTACAATTTGGGGCACCGGGTTAAGTACTGCCAATGTACTCGAATCTCCAACCAACCTGAAGCGATGCACCGCATAGAAAGTGAACGGGCGGGGATTGTAccgacgagaaaaaaaaacaataaacatgaACACCCCTTGACCACCGGCACCCCAACGGAAGGTGTTTCCCTAACTTTCGCTTGCACAGGGGAAGGTGTTTGCCCTTCTCGCCCTGCGCAACATTAATGGGCCATCGTTTACGACAGGGTGAAAAGCGGACTCGTCAATCAACAAATCATCTTGCGATGGTAGCCGTGGGATGGCCCGTGTGTGATTTGATCGGCCGGTCGCTCGATCCCTTCGACCGCACACACCAGCTTGCTAATGTATGGACCTTTACAACGGGTCAATAAATCTGCAAAAACCCGCACGCCTCTTCTCCGTGCAGCGAGTATTTACGAGCTTCGGAAAGATCCGGATCACATCCATACGCCCTCCATGCTCTTGACGCTCCGGCTGGGCACATCAGCAAAAGTGAAGCGAAACAAGCTTCATTTATAATGCATGAATGTAATAGCTCGCTTTAAGCCTCCTGCGGGATCCCCGTGAGCGGGGCCATTCACGTTCttaggaaaattggaaaattattttaccatttcccCGACCGCACACTGTTTTGCTGTGATTTATTACGAACTATCAGCGGCCTCGCACGCCACAACTATGACGCCCAAAGTCCACCAAGCAATACCATTAATTGATTAACCGCGTATTAATCGTCCGATTCACACTCATTGTTGCAGTGTGgcataaaaaatagatttcCATTTCCTTGATGATTTTGCGTGAGCTGTAACCCTGCATAATAAAGGGCCTAAAACGAAAACGTATAACGCTGAACGGAGAAGCCAAAGCGACTCTCGCGGTAAAATCCCATAATTGAAACCGAAACGAACGTTTATCCGGCCAATGGAGACCCCAACCGAGGTGGAGGAGTTCCCCAAACCCATCATCAGATTAGACAGGAGGAAGTACTCTTCcggggggctttttttttgcatataaGTCCCCCATAAACGATTTTACGGAATTTCAATCGAAacgaaattgaataaaaaaaaaacgcgcgtACAGTCACCATCGGACGTTGATCTTGAATTCGGTTTCAATCGTCTGCAGGCGAAGTCGACCGTTCTAACGAACCGTGAAATTAAAGCCGATCGTCTTCCCGCGCGCACCGGAATTGTCGTGAAGCGTTTCTTTGTACGAACGCGACGGACGGTTTTTGATCAACCGAAACATTCGATTAGAATGAGCTCAATCTGTATCGGATTGATCGTGGCTAGGTATGGGATATGTGCTTAATCTCCACTGCGGCTTATTGCTGGCACAAACTCATTGTACAAAAAAGCATCACTTACAGTGATTGATTTATCGATTATTGTGCTGATCGATCATACAGCTGCTTGCTACACGACGAGCAAACGTGGAATTTGTAGTGTAATCTTACTTAACCTTGATCATGCCTCTTTGTGAAATGTTATCTTCCCTCGAACCATTATCTCGCCAATAAGCCGCCTAATCGGTGCATTAAACGCAACTTATCTAACCATAAAGTTGAAAGatatattttgcttttaaaaaggAGAATGTTAAAAGACATCGATGATAAAGGTGCCCCCATATTCAtttgaaagcaacaacaaaaagccacTGCGGACACACCCCGCCTGTGGTGTGGAGGTTATCCACCGATCACTCAAAACAAACGGCCTAATTTATCTGCAGTATTAAAAATGCATGAGCacacagagcaaaaaaaaaacagaagagtGAATGATAAACCCCTTCgagcaaaatgaaacgaagcaAGAATTGGAGTATGAATAAGGCTAGGAATGTTGTCTGTCTGCTCAGTGACAGAGCTACTATTGAAGAGAATAagtagcatttttttaaattaaagaatGATTTCTtaatagaaaatattaaaaacccCCTTAGAAATTTATGTaaagttgaataaaataacaaattatcACCTTATTGTAAGAAAACTCtgaaaaatttaagtatgtgACAACAAAAGCACGGGACCAAGGATCGTGCCAAGCGATGCCCACAAATAGAAACCGTAAGCGTACGTGCTGGATTCTATAATTATCAAGCATTTTCTATCATCGAAACATTTCACACATTCTTATCTAGCCGTGACGGTATTCACCCAGCATCATTTCCGGACCGGAATAAAGTGTGTCTTCGTCTGTAGTACCCTACTCCCAATACCATGCCACGCCACCAACAATCCGCACTTCCCCATCATATCGCGCACACCAAACCCGTGGTAAAACTTCACTGCTCgtctctttaaaaaaaaaaaagtgcattcccCAGACAGTGCCAGACTAAAATATCGATTCGTGACGACGGGAACTCTCACCGTACATTAGGAGGACACAGCGCACACAGCGAACGTACCCCGGCGTATACAGTAGCTGCcacgagcaacaacaacaacagtgggtatgaaaaaaaaacattcgctaCAGTGAAAAACTCTACtcccacccccgcccccgtCCCCACCCTTCTCTCGCGGACGAACCACCCTCGAAGGTCCAAAAATGGTCAAAAGTGGTTCATTCGCTTCCGGTTTCCGGTGTTGCGCGCCGAAAAGGGATGGGAATGGAAACTGGTTAATTTCCATCTGTCCGTTTTCCTTTCCGCGTGTGTTTCGGGCTTTGTTTTgacttttcttcatttccatttctaatAAGGGCGGCGGCGGCTGTGTGTTTCTAGCCGTTTGGGGCATACCATTTTCGTTTTCGCGTTAGAGTTGCGGAGTTTTAAGTAATAGTCGGCGTACCTCATTTACGAACTTCTACACCACCCGCAACCCAAAACGGAGGGGGGAGTTATGCTGTCAACGCGTTTGTTTCGCCAAACGCCACCTTGGAACAAAACGGTAAGGCCAGCGGCAAGGGCCGTTCGGTTCGACGTCCAATCAACAGTTCACGTGAcgattttgtttacaattctGGAGGGGTTTTCTCTTTACTATACCAGTTTTCCAAGCACGGAcacattttcaccattttctcaCTGCTTTTCCGCTTTTCGCACGCGGGTGTCGTTTGCGTGTCAGTAAGCAGCCGTTTTCGTCACGTTCGATTGACTATTCCAGTGTGCTGTGCGTCGTAGGCTAAGGCCGTCGTCATCGTTTATGGTACCAAACATCGTCTCAACCCGCATTCTTCTTCCCTCCATCCGCTACCCCCCTTCCCCGCCCAATAATCAATTCAATCGATCACAACGCTATTTGTCCGACCAGTTGTTGATGGAAAACATCAGTTTACGTGATGTAGGACCGCCAAATAAGACAAAAGAAATCAGATGTGAGGAAACGGAGCCCTTCCGCAAAAGCGTCTCGTGGGGTGGCACCTACTGGGCGGGGGGGTTCCAGCTACTACCGTTCATCCGGCTTTTTTTATGTGAATCAACGGAAGCCACCCCACCCGCGGTGTGGAAGTCACCCGGTGTGCCGCATTATTGTATCATGTTTCATTCGATTTTTGCCGacggtgattttttttcctgctatgTTGCCTTCCTTACGGGGCCCAGACACCGGCAAACGCCTTCCTTACCACCAACCTCCCCCCTTCTGCTCGTAGATAACAAAATCAcagagcgaaacaaaagcaatgggAAAACGCTCGCCATAACAAGTTTATTTCCATGTTCTATGAGTGTTTTTCTTCGATCGggggctcttttttttttgctttgcggtGTGCATTCAAGGTGAAAAACTATTGGTACCCCCCAAAGGTGCTCCCCGCACCGTTTGATCACTGTGGGTGGTTGGCGTTTGATGTTTTCACCTCACCGAACCAGCGATGTTGAATGATAATGAATCATTTATGGTGTGATGTGTTTACGGTagcttgaaattaaaaatatgtttaaccTAATAACTGCGattatgtttcattatttggaCAAGttaggtagaaaaaaaaatcaacatcaaatCAGCATAATGATCAAGCTAAATTAggataaaattaaagaaacacTGTTACCTGTGAGTTTAAAGGAATAAACCGTAACACATTACTAGAAGGTTAATATGCAGAACTATCACTACAAATCCACAACAACCATTGGATTGGTGCGGAACACTAAACGCAACTTAATTATGCACAATGAAACCGTATCGCTCGTATGATTTCTCGCACAAATAAGTATCTTCTGTGGCAACAAGAAACGCTTCCCGCTCATCCACTCTATGCCGAGCTTGCAGTAGTGATGGGTAATACGATTCATTCCACGACCCGATCCGGAGTCGGTTGCCCGGAAAATATTGGAATCGATTCCGACCCGAGGGTTGCAATGGGTCGGAAATGTTTGCAAGCGGGGTggagaatgaaaatgaatgtttcgtAAAGAAAAGCTTGCAAGTGGAAAATTGCCCAAAATGTAAAGAAACTTATTAGAATGTTTGCCCCGCAAAACTGCGAAACCTCTCTCAGGAAGGTTATTACAAAGCCCAACACAGAATGCTACAGAACTGTaagaaaaattacacacactGTGTAATAATGCCACAACAGACGACAAACTCCCCTAATATTCCTCtaaaactcattaaaaattCCGAAAACTCCCCCATAAAACAGCTGCAGAAAATTCAAAACGTGCATTAGACCACTTAAAAACTctagaggtctaggcctgtcaCCAATTTTATCAACTTTCTAAGACTTTATTTACACTTTACCTGGATAGtcaagtcctgcgtacggaggattggtccggatgagattttgaaccggtcttGTCGAGTGAAGATCTGCGCCACAACCAAGGCCACCAAAGAACTACCATGAGTGAAATAATAATCTATTGTGAAGGAAACCCCACTTAAGCCCATGGATCCAGGACAAAACAAATTCGCGGTTCCCGACGGAATCCCAAAAATGGTCCATTTTGAACAAGTTGTTGCAAGTGGAGAACCGAAAATTTTTGGCATAGTCTTcgattttgaacattttttgtgacccaaaatttcacccaaaaaCCCATTTATGATTGCGCCTTCCGGAATCGTTGCAACCTACTGCACCTACTGGACCTACTGAACCTACCGAACCTACTTCGATCCGACTCCGACCCAAAATTCGTTGCACCCACGGGTTTATGGCAGTGTGCACCTACCGAACCTACTTGTACCTACGGGTCGACCCGAACCCACTCGGGTCGCTCACGGATGGCTCCGACCCGGTAGGTTCGGATCGATCCACCCATCACTAGTTTGCAGCAGtttaaaaacattgaaaacgCACAGTTTCGCTTTGGTGGTTTACCTCGTTACGCATCTtcacgaaaaacaacaaccaccttTGCCATACGCACACGTACGCCACATTGAACTTGGTACGAAGAAACCACCTTATAGTTTGGAGGGTGGAATTTGTGTCCCCTTCTTCTACAGGTCCCCCCTGTTCCCCA
This Anopheles marshallii chromosome 3, idAnoMarsDA_429_01, whole genome shotgun sequence DNA region includes the following protein-coding sequences:
- the LOC128711593 gene encoding WD repeat-containing protein 47, with protein sequence MSPARLSLREEDIVRLALEFLNNRELHISQLSLERETGVINGQYSDDVLFLRQLILDGQWDDVVEFIQPLEALQNFDMKQFKYSILRHKYIELLCIKSEAGGLAAGPPLINNVEGAVEEVVQVLGELEKLCPSKEEYSGLCLLLTLPKLGDHMQYRDWNPSKARVQCFREIFPLVEKFLPGDKKLGSAGGMLSAKNDRLVQLLIKGVLYESCVNYCQVKATGAADTASQKINFSRVLDGSIGFTDSDLSLLSWLQSIPADTFSVPFEQKTLNVDVERLEKPSLETSWTEHMLITPIKPKTFPHSVMPFTRPRSAADIMTRSLLPSLDAVSSCLNPKAPNESFPMSRSSFASFHLTGIKPSSGKLMTSSVDRLFENGDGGETYRSSNFAEYQQGLPSIDEIASVQSKSPDLQAVAGAVVKACDIHQNSAERDSPNTTNSTAKSSRRDSLSEKVTTTQQPIPTGLPHHSQPQSSVPPSAISTPGSTAGPNSANSPVPPIPAGAPLPPPNVAGVIYDQPKPAVKSAHNPPVANSYGTINGNGTAGGSGGGELYEKFKQQKQNKESDYIMNGNPTIVPPIHMNSTGSTVPAPVSHTNGNGAPAVMGAHPSEDVIGNKDYEQSDQNRPRFVAVTTLEDVQAVRCAEFHPNGRIYAVGSNSKTFRICEYPSLSEIREDHSTYQPTVLFKRTKHHKGSIYCMAWSPAGDLIATGSNDKTVKLMRFNESQKQLEGQEMELTMHDGTVRDLCFLEDSSNKSSLLISGGAGDCKIYVTDCETSTPFQALSGHGGHVLSLYNWGGVMFVSGSQDKTVRFWDLRTRGCVNMVTPATSPGSRQGSPVAAVCVDPSGRLLVSGHEDSSCVLYDIRGNRPIQCFKPHSADVRSIRFSPSAYYLLTAGYDNKLVLTDLQGDLTMPLPSVVVAQHTDKVISGRWHPVDFSFLSTSADKTATLWALPPI